A stretch of DNA from Enoplosus armatus isolate fEnoArm2 chromosome 15, fEnoArm2.hap1, whole genome shotgun sequence:
AAAATAATCATACCTCAGCATATTATAATCATCGTGTATCAAACCAACAATAGCAACAATTAATTACACATTATTGTACTTTGTAATAAttgtgtaaaaatgcatttgtttcagAGGGACGTTTACCGATTTCAAGAGGTGTTCCTGAACGCACCACACGGATATGCGTGACTCACGTCCTGCGGAAGTAAACAATCCGCAGCTGACGTGGAGCAGCAgaccttcagcagcagctggacagACTGGACCAACTGGAACTGAATTCGCGGGTTTAGAGAAACATTTGTCGCTTCAGTCGCTGTCTAGTTTTAACATTTCTTAAATGGACTCTGTTGGCGTCGTCTAAGCTCCCGGGAGAACTAACGGCCATCGTTAAACTCGTCGTTCGAAAGTAAAATGGCGGCAGCGGAGGAGGCCAGCAGACCGTTCGCCGGGCTGTCAGACGTCTCTATCTCGGAAGACATCCCGGTGGAGGGAGACATCTCTGTACCCGTCGGCTCCTCCAGGCGGGACGATGAGTTCTCCACGCTGGACGAGCCGGTGAAGGAGACCATTTTGCGGGACCTGCGGGCGGTGGGGAACAAGTTCATCCACGTCCTGTACCCGAAGCGGAGCTCGGCTCTGCTGCGGGACTGGGACCTGTGGGGCCCGCTGCTGCTCTGCGTGACGCtggccctgctgctgcagggtgGCGCGGCTGACAGCGACGACCAGGGGGGGCCGCAGTTCGCTGAGGTACTGACTCTTATCTTAACTATTCATATCACCAGgtgtttattattatctattaatattattcattatttttggtaTTTATGTTCTAAAAGTCTGTCAACAAAGTTGATGTTCGGAGAAACGTCCATCATGGCACTGTCTTGTatctttgtcaagtctgaaGACCCAGCTAATTTCAATggttgcatttatttatatacttaaTATTTAAAGCGTTAAATCTCTCTTCTGACTCTCCACTAACTTGTTGaagtatatgttttttttcatccaggTCTTCGTCATCATCTGGTTCGgctccatcatcatcaccctcaACTCCAAGCTGCTGGGTGGCACCATCTCCTTCTTccagagcctgtgtgtgttgggatACTGCATCATGCCTCTGACGGCAGCCATGGCCGTGTGCCGGATCGTCCTGGTCGGTGGCTCGGGGACGGTCAGCTTCGCCGTGCGGCTGGTGGTGGTGACGGCATCCTTTGGCTGGTCCACCTTCGCCTCCACGGCCTTCCTCGCCGACAGCCAGCCGCCCAACCGCAAGGCGCTGGTGGTGTACCCGGTGTTCCTCTTCTACTTCGTGATCGGGTGGATGATCCTGACGTTCTCGCCGTCACAgtagaagagaaacagaaggaatGGATCCGAGTTAAACAGACAAAgatgagggaggtttttgtggAGTGACAGAACTCAAACAAACACCGGTTTCTGCCTTTGAACGAAGATGAATGACTACTGAACTGACTGTGAGTGTTTCTGGGCCTCTGACAAAGCATTTAGACTCATGAGACaccaaaataattcaaaactAACTCTTTCAGGTGAAGCAGTGGCTCAGACTCAGAGTCCAGTTGACGCtgtgctgcagacagagagcCAAAAAGCTGATgaatatgttcatattttcCCGGTTTGTCTCCCAGGTATGTTTACAAGctgtgtaaaaaataaagtccAGAGGCTTGTGTATGGAAGTGCTCGATGAATGTTTGAACTACCAGGGCTGTGGGTGTTTTTGAAGCCTCATACTGTCTCCAGGACAGTATGTCCTTTTCACACTACATTCTTCATTTTTAGACATTCAGCAGAAGCTTTTAAGCAGCTTGACGAAGACTCTGGCTCTAGTTGTCCCTTTTTCAACCTGTTTCTGTCCGTATTTTGGgggttattttttattttttattagaCAGATGACAGTGGAGAGATGAGAGTGGTTTGGaataacatcaacaacaaagtTCTCCAGCCGTCTCAGTTTATGGTCGGCTCCTAAGGCCACCAGAGCATCGCTGATTCAGCAATCTAAAACGGGCAGAAGGCGAAGTTTATGTCAGGCGGACCTTCGCAGCCTCGTGAATGCAGAAACTATCATTTGAATTTAACCTTTTCTTCTTAAAACACCACAGAGCGACAATACAAAGCAAGACTTCACAGTGCCAGGTGCACCTTTTTATCAGCTCCACCATTTAAACTGATTGACAGTGGAGTGAAAATGGtagacagtgttttttttgttagaaTATTTTTTGGATTACAAGTACAGACTACTGACTTGATGTTTATCTGGATCTCATCATGGCTGCTCACATCTCTGGTTTCAGTGACTCAAAGAGAACGATGACGTGAGAACAAAGCAGTAATTCAGTGTGATTATCAGGCGAGTTGTTTCCTCTAACGCAGGCATGTTGGCAGTCAGCTGTGCTTTTTGAGTTGTGTTCAAGTGCAACTTTCACTTTAACACGAAGTGTTTCATCAGTCAGCCttcgtgtgtgcatgtttttgagGTTGGCTCGGTGTGTCAGGCCATCGCATGAGAGGAGAAGCTCAAGTCTGTTGGCTGCAGAAACTGTTAACAAGTCAGGGCGACCTCCTTAGAGGAGGTTTAAGAGGAAGTTATGAACACAGAACATAGACAGTACCACAGTTGTCTTGTTCTGGAAAAATCCTTTATGAAACGCAGACTAGACTGGTTTGTGTTCCCTTTTCCTGCAGGTAACTGACTGATTACACCAACTCAGCTATCTAAGACGGCAGCAGTCAGGTTTGAATCTTTACGGAGCTACCGATGTTAAACAATCCTACAGGGAgatgttatttctgtttctataggaacaagaaaagaaatgagtgTGTGGATTTAGAGTAAGGatgatgactttttgttttctttagttgGAAAATCGAATCTCATCGTCACAATCTTTGTCTTTACCTTCATGTTAAACCCACAGCTGCATGATCACCCTTTGACTATTTACACGCTGACCACAGCGTGTCTTGAAGTCGCCGTGGAGTTAAAACGGCATTCTGGGAAACGCAGGAAGTCAGTAACTGATGTAGACGTGGACGCAGCAGGTTGAGGAAAAGTGGGTtcatcaaaaaagaaaattgcaaCACATCATTATAGAAAATGTCACCTGGAGAAAAGTGATCACCACAGACTGATTTTGATTCATGTGATGTCTCAGTGTGAAATATGAATCTCTGACTCTGTTCAGGCTGACTGTATGTGATCTACCAACCTGtctgatgacctttgacccctcctCTGTAGACACATGCTGTCAACACGTCTTCTCCATTATAAATAACCTGTTCTCGATGTTCTCTCTAATCATTAGGGCTATTGGTGTTTAATTCTTTTAATTTATATGTACTCATTTACATCAACAATtgaaaaagattaaaatacatttgatcaGCTGTGATTGTATTTATAATTTCAGTCCACCTGCAGGctcagctgtttttaattacTTGAATCATTTCCGTACACTTGCTGTATTAAGATCATGAGGTTATTTAAAATCTTCCACAACAGCTACAAAgaaaacactttgatatgttGGAtcttaatttgtgtttaatagAATAACTTCCAGCATCAGAGACCAAAAGTACCTGtaacattaaatacagttttagaGCCTGAATGGAATTAGAAGAAGAATTTAACACATTAGaggaataaaatgaaacactttttttactgtaaaacctTTTGCATGTGTAGACAACACAGTTCATAGAgtacataccacacacacacacttaacctGTCCGTCTGGATTCTGTATTACAGGCATCGACTGCTGACATGTTCAACATATGAAAGAAAAGACGGGTGGACTTTAtcatatgataataatataacacactGATAGGTTTGTTAATACAGTTTCCTTGTTGCAGACTGGTAACTGCTTTCAAAGAATCCTTGTAATGAtggaacaagaaagaaagaaaatgtatgtgtgtataattTGCCCAAAAGTGTGAATCATATAGTTTGGAGGGTCAGGATTACAATCTAAGCAagcaacaatgtttttgttatttaaggTTAAATTCAACATGAAGACTGAAGACTACGAACAAATATTACTGTGATGATCAAACATGTCAGAAACAAACATAATTCAATTTCCTATCCGTTTTTGTTAATACAAGCTTTAGTTCTTCACTGTAGTATCATCATTGTTtcaatatgtttaaaaaatgtaaaatacaagaaagtaaaagataaaataaaacaaatacaataactaaaataataataataataataaaggcaTGTTAAAATAGatgcaaacatacatttaattaattatga
This window harbors:
- the yipf6 gene encoding protein YIPF6, whose protein sequence is MAAAEEASRPFAGLSDVSISEDIPVEGDISVPVGSSRRDDEFSTLDEPVKETILRDLRAVGNKFIHVLYPKRSSALLRDWDLWGPLLLCVTLALLLQGGAADSDDQGGPQFAEVFVIIWFGSIIITLNSKLLGGTISFFQSLCVLGYCIMPLTAAMAVCRIVLVGGSGTVSFAVRLVVVTASFGWSTFASTAFLADSQPPNRKALVVYPVFLFYFVIGWMILTFSPSQ